A part of Acidimicrobiales bacterium genomic DNA contains:
- a CDS encoding haloacid dehalogenase: MSPAPDPLRLAQLDAAVASAAARLSAATSAREVGLAACRRVVRASGSSIRAVHRLDPQRAGVLAGEAEVALRQAQDALDAFPDVAHAGFLHDAEKEYTEARLTAALVVAAPVDGPDELGVQPAAWLKGLAEAASELRRHLLDRLRAGELGRAEELLAAMEGAYDALVVIDEPDAVTHGLRRTLDALRAVLERSRADVTTAVVHARVQATLRAHAGPG, translated from the coding sequence GTGTCCCCGGCTCCCGATCCGCTCCGCCTCGCCCAGCTCGACGCGGCCGTCGCCTCGGCCGCGGCTCGCCTGTCGGCGGCCACCTCGGCTCGCGAGGTCGGGCTGGCCGCGTGCCGTCGGGTGGTCCGGGCCTCGGGCAGCTCGATCCGGGCCGTGCACCGCCTCGATCCGCAGCGGGCTGGCGTGCTCGCAGGCGAGGCGGAGGTGGCGCTGCGCCAGGCGCAGGACGCCCTGGACGCCTTCCCCGACGTGGCCCACGCCGGCTTCCTCCACGACGCCGAGAAGGAGTACACGGAGGCCCGCCTCACGGCCGCGCTCGTGGTCGCCGCGCCGGTGGACGGGCCCGACGAGCTCGGCGTCCAGCCGGCGGCCTGGCTGAAGGGGTTGGCCGAGGCTGCGTCGGAGCTGCGCCGCCATCTGCTCGACCGGCTCCGGGCCGGTGAGCTCGGCCGGGCCGAGGAGCTGCTTGCCGCCATGGAGGGCGCCTACGACGCGCTGGTGGTGATCGACGAGCCCGACGCCGTCACCCACGGCCTGCGGCGCACCCTCGACGCCCTCCGGGCGGTGCTGGAGCGCAGCCGGGCCGACGTCACCACGGCCGTCGTGCATGCCCGCGTGCAGGCCACCCTCCGGGCCCACGCCGGGCCCGGCTGA
- a CDS encoding alpha/beta hydrolase — protein MGRRKAPPSATPSDAEAAAASAAQLWRLLAALPARSDEALAVLDGAFGDVLAEQGSPLAIPLTVRSDGAALVADRAALAERLPGATGRICVLVHGLMGTGAVWGFRDDPGTTYGSLLARDLGVTPLYASYNTGRHVSTNARELARLLDRLVGAWPVRVRDITLIGHSMGGLVVRGACHYGTVERRQSTLRRSWPSRVRRVVLIGVPNAGSWLEVLANLTSTALWAVPTPVTRLIGSGLDRRSAGIKDLRFGSVLDEDWQERDPDAPGPASLHRVRAPRRARYLVVAGTLTADPAHPVSRLLGDSLVTAPSATGELADSRVRELFPDATIRVLPTVTHLALASHPDVYEEIRAWW, from the coding sequence GTGGGCCGGAGGAAGGCGCCGCCGAGCGCGACCCCCTCCGACGCCGAGGCCGCGGCGGCGAGCGCGGCGCAGCTGTGGCGCCTGCTGGCCGCGCTGCCCGCCCGCAGCGACGAGGCCCTGGCCGTGCTCGACGGGGCCTTCGGCGACGTGCTGGCCGAGCAGGGCTCGCCGCTGGCGATCCCCCTGACGGTGCGCTCCGACGGGGCAGCGCTTGTGGCCGACCGTGCCGCGCTGGCCGAGCGCCTGCCCGGCGCCACCGGGCGGATCTGCGTGCTCGTGCACGGGCTGATGGGAACGGGGGCGGTCTGGGGCTTCCGCGACGATCCCGGGACCACCTACGGCTCCCTGCTCGCCCGGGACCTCGGGGTCACGCCGCTCTACGCCAGCTACAACACCGGCCGACACGTCTCCACCAACGCCCGGGAGCTGGCGCGCCTGCTCGACCGGCTGGTGGGGGCCTGGCCGGTGCGGGTGCGGGACATCACCCTCATCGGGCACAGCATGGGCGGGCTCGTGGTGCGCGGCGCGTGCCACTACGGCACGGTCGAGCGCCGGCAGTCGACCCTGCGGCGCTCGTGGCCCTCCAGGGTGCGGCGAGTCGTGCTCATCGGCGTGCCGAACGCCGGTTCGTGGCTCGAGGTGCTCGCCAACCTCACGAGCACCGCCCTCTGGGCCGTGCCCACGCCGGTGACGCGCCTGATCGGGTCGGGTCTCGACCGACGGAGCGCCGGGATCAAGGATCTGCGCTTCGGGTCGGTCCTCGACGAGGACTGGCAGGAGCGCGACCCGGATGCACCCGGCCCGGCGAGCCTGCACCGCGTCCGCGCGCCGCGTCGCGCCCGCTACCTCGTCGTCGCCGGCACCCTGACGGCCGATCCGGCCCATCCCGTCTCGCGCCTGCTCGGCGACAGCCTGGTGACGGCCCCCAGCGCCACCGGCGAGCTGGCCGACAGCCGGGTGCGCGAGCTGTTCCCGGACGCGACGATCCGGGTGCTGCCGACGGTGACGCACCTGGCGCTGGCCAGCCACCCCGACGTCTACGAGGAGATCCGAGCCTGGTGGTGA
- a CDS encoding pentapeptide repeat-containing protein, which translates to MARRDRSTSTPLPPLPPRLPTALRPAAGDDLREDLDWVGVEVQGDLSGLVAGGLDVAESRLSGVLLTGARLQGMRLTDTLVEDADLSGADLAGALLTRVELRRCRLTGVLLPDARLRDVRIVDSKLDGASFRMATAERLRIEGSILRAADFTAARLDTTQLFDCDLAEIDLSGARARGLRLHGSVLEGLRGAEHLQGVVLDTTQVLPFALRLFAALRITVDDDRDGPAP; encoded by the coding sequence ATGGCCCGGCGCGACCGCTCCACCTCGACGCCGCTGCCCCCTCTCCCGCCCCGGCTGCCCACCGCGCTCCGGCCGGCAGCCGGCGACGACCTGCGCGAGGACCTCGACTGGGTCGGCGTGGAGGTGCAGGGCGACCTCTCGGGCCTGGTCGCCGGGGGGCTCGACGTGGCCGAGTCGAGGCTCTCCGGCGTGCTCCTCACCGGCGCCCGGCTCCAGGGCATGCGCCTCACCGACACCCTGGTCGAGGACGCCGACCTCTCCGGCGCCGACTTGGCCGGCGCCCTCCTCACCCGGGTCGAGCTGCGCCGGTGCCGCCTGACGGGCGTGCTGCTCCCCGACGCTCGTCTCCGCGACGTGCGGATCGTCGACAGCAAGCTCGACGGGGCCAGCTTCCGGATGGCGACGGCCGAGCGGCTCCGCATCGAGGGGTCGATCCTCAGGGCGGCCGACTTCACCGCGGCGAGGCTCGACACCACCCAGCTGTTCGACTGCGACCTCGCCGAGATCGACCTCTCGGGGGCCCGCGCCCGGGGGTTGCGACTGCACGGCTCCGTCCTGGAGGGCCTGCGGGGCGCCGAGCACCTGCAGGGGGTGGTGCTCGACACCACCCAGGTGCTCCCGTTCGCCCTCCGGCTCTTCGCCGCCCTGCGCATCACCGTCGACGACGACCGCGACGGCCCGGCGCCCTGA
- a CDS encoding SDR family oxidoreductase, which yields MTDLFSIAGKTALVTGGSRGIGLMIAEAYVRAGARVYISSRKADVCEQVAGELSEVGECISLPADLSTEAECRRLAGLIAGREPRLDVLVNNAGATWGAPLQQFDDAAWDRVLSLNVKGVFHLTKFLVPLLEAAGTADAPARVINIGSIDGIHVPVLETYSYSSSKAAVHQLTRHLASRLAPTITVNAIAPGPFESKMMAATLEAFGEQIASSAPLKRIGRPDDIAGAAIYLASRAGAYLTGAVIPVDGGIAAIG from the coding sequence ATGACCGACCTGTTCTCCATCGCCGGCAAGACCGCTCTCGTGACCGGGGGCTCGAGGGGCATCGGCCTCATGATCGCCGAGGCGTACGTCCGCGCCGGCGCCCGCGTGTACATCTCGTCGCGCAAGGCCGACGTGTGCGAGCAGGTGGCCGGCGAGCTGTCCGAGGTGGGGGAGTGCATCTCGCTGCCGGCCGACCTGTCGACCGAGGCCGAGTGTCGGCGGCTCGCCGGGCTGATCGCCGGGCGTGAGCCCCGGCTCGACGTCCTGGTGAACAACGCCGGCGCCACCTGGGGCGCTCCCCTCCAGCAGTTTGACGACGCGGCGTGGGACCGGGTGCTGTCGCTCAACGTGAAGGGCGTGTTCCACCTCACGAAGTTCCTGGTGCCCCTCCTCGAGGCCGCCGGCACCGCGGACGCGCCGGCTCGGGTGATCAACATCGGCAGCATCGACGGCATCCACGTGCCCGTGCTCGAGACGTACTCGTACTCGTCGTCCAAGGCTGCGGTGCACCAGCTGACGCGCCACCTGGCCAGCCGGCTCGCGCCGACGATCACGGTGAACGCCATCGCACCCGGCCCGTTCGAGTCGAAGATGATGGCGGCGACCCTGGAGGCCTTCGGGGAGCAGATCGCGTCGAGCGCGCCGCTGAAGCGGATCGGCCGGCCCGACGACATCGCCGGTGCCGCGATCTACCTGGCGTCGCGCGCCGGTGCCTACCTCACCGGCGCGGTCATCCCGGTCGACGGTGGCATCGCGGCCATCGGCTAG
- a CDS encoding methyltransferase domain-containing protein, translating into MATGEAWLEGLERRHGRALVAELTTALRARATGEPVDVDAILLADLDLAIDGLAVVGGRHAAWLTWWAEHPRPAERLVDVGCGPGLAACFYALEAPDTEVIGIDRSALAVERADELARRLGVPNVRFEATELHDLDQERLGGAADVVVATALVADVAPELSRAPADPWSRLRSIDEALRGSGAAPADQLAGLLAPGGSLLTLDRWGDTVALAAWWGALAAAGLRVDPEAAGHLRVRGFDGTDVWSRTVARSTGSVLGWDADRFADWALTSLTAAGGTQAAQALAYERVLRSLGPLELVWGREAHHADGSGVERLVVLRADDGEAVAWHATTRGYRMVVTGGSEASVDDYVAQFEAYLNGQLPHLGELHELGAWECP; encoded by the coding sequence GTGGCCACCGGCGAGGCGTGGCTGGAGGGCCTCGAGCGTCGGCACGGGCGAGCGCTGGTCGCAGAGCTCACCACCGCCCTCCGAGCGCGGGCCACGGGCGAGCCGGTCGACGTGGACGCGATCCTCCTCGCCGACCTCGACCTGGCGATCGACGGGCTGGCGGTCGTGGGCGGCCGGCACGCGGCCTGGCTCACCTGGTGGGCCGAGCATCCGCGCCCGGCCGAGCGCCTGGTCGACGTGGGGTGCGGGCCCGGCCTCGCCGCCTGCTTCTACGCCCTCGAGGCGCCCGACACCGAGGTGATCGGGATCGACCGGTCGGCCCTGGCCGTCGAGCGGGCCGACGAGCTGGCCCGGCGCCTCGGCGTGCCCAACGTGCGCTTCGAGGCGACCGAGCTGCACGACCTCGACCAGGAGCGGCTCGGGGGTGCCGCCGACGTCGTGGTGGCCACCGCGCTGGTGGCCGACGTCGCGCCAGAGCTGAGCCGCGCCCCGGCCGACCCGTGGTCCCGCCTTCGCAGCATCGACGAGGCGCTCCGCGGGTCGGGGGCCGCGCCCGCCGACCAGCTGGCCGGCCTGCTGGCGCCGGGTGGCAGCCTGCTCACGCTCGACCGCTGGGGCGACACCGTGGCCCTGGCGGCGTGGTGGGGCGCCCTGGCCGCGGCCGGCCTCCGGGTCGACCCCGAGGCCGCCGGCCACCTGCGGGTGCGTGGCTTCGACGGCACCGACGTGTGGTCGCGCACGGTCGCCCGGTCCACCGGAAGCGTGCTCGGCTGGGACGCCGACCGCTTCGCCGACTGGGCCCTCACCTCGCTCACCGCCGCCGGTGGCACCCAGGCCGCCCAGGCCCTGGCCTACGAGCGCGTGCTCCGCTCGCTGGGTCCGCTCGAGCTCGTGTGGGGCCGGGAGGCGCACCACGCCGACGGCTCGGGAGTCGAGCGGTTGGTCGTGCTGCGGGCCGACGACGGCGAGGCCGTGGCCTGGCACGCCACCACCCGGGGCTACCGGATGGTGGTCACCGGTGGCAGCGAGGCCTCGGTCGACGACTACGTGGCCCAGTTCGAGGCGTACCTGAACGGCCAGCTGCCGCACCTGGGCGAGCTGCACGAGCTCGGGGCGTGGGAGTGCCCGTGA
- a CDS encoding ABC-F family ATP-binding cassette domain-containing protein has protein sequence MITVSGLEKAYGTRTLFREVSFGLSSGRRVALVGGNGTGKTTLLEILVGLQPADAGEVHRPRGLRLGYLPQEPLGEPSGSVLDAVLGGVPELRPLERRLHELAERVAATTGDEHDRALAELGEAQHRFEDLDGYALEAEARRILAGLGFHPADSDRPLAEMSGGWRMRATLGALLLARPDVLVLDEPTNHLDTDSVAWLEDTLAAWAGALLFVSHDRDFIDAVANRVLELAGGTATEYVGGFAEFVVAREERLERARAAAAQQHKELERVERFIERFRYKATKARQVQSRVKTLAKLERIEAPDHSALVARFAFPPPRRSARVVAQLSGVDVGYDGVPVLRGVDLVVERGDKVAFVGPNGAGKTTLVRLLLGELDPLAGDVQLGANVDVASFAQHHIERLRPERTVLDELKAAAGPRLGARNPRTVAGSFGFPGELADRRVGDLSGGERTRLALACALVNPVNLLVLDEPTNHLDLPSCDVLEDALAAYPGTVILVTHDRHLIRNVATSLVEVRGGVARHHLGVDESVLRPPAPDGTAMNPPGRRRGPGEGAARAEGAARKEGRRVTAGERERRGAATKQLRARVARLERELTRAEADVAELQRRLADPALYDDPEQVREAATAHEAAKDQAAALTDAWVQAHTELDDAEARFAPPAP, from the coding sequence GTGATCACCGTGTCGGGTCTGGAGAAGGCGTACGGCACGCGCACGCTGTTCCGCGAGGTGTCCTTCGGCCTCTCGTCCGGCCGGCGGGTCGCCCTCGTGGGCGGCAACGGCACCGGCAAGACCACGCTGCTCGAGATCCTGGTGGGGCTGCAGCCCGCCGATGCCGGCGAGGTGCACCGCCCTCGTGGCCTGCGGCTCGGCTACCTGCCCCAGGAGCCGCTGGGCGAACCCTCGGGCAGCGTCCTCGACGCGGTGCTCGGCGGCGTCCCCGAGCTGCGCCCGCTCGAGCGCCGCCTCCACGAGCTGGCCGAGCGCGTCGCGGCGACCACGGGCGACGAGCACGATCGCGCCCTGGCCGAGCTGGGCGAGGCCCAGCACCGCTTCGAGGACCTCGACGGCTACGCCCTGGAGGCCGAGGCCCGCCGGATCCTCGCCGGGCTCGGCTTCCACCCGGCCGACAGCGACCGGCCCCTCGCCGAGATGTCGGGTGGCTGGCGGATGCGGGCCACCCTCGGCGCGCTGCTGCTGGCCCGGCCCGACGTGCTGGTGCTCGACGAGCCGACGAACCACCTCGACACCGACAGCGTCGCCTGGCTGGAGGACACGCTGGCGGCATGGGCCGGCGCCCTGCTCTTCGTGAGCCACGACCGCGACTTCATCGACGCCGTGGCCAACCGCGTCCTGGAGCTGGCCGGCGGCACGGCCACCGAGTACGTCGGGGGCTTCGCCGAGTTCGTGGTGGCGCGCGAGGAGCGGCTCGAGCGGGCCCGGGCCGCCGCGGCCCAGCAGCACAAGGAGCTGGAGCGGGTCGAGCGCTTCATCGAACGCTTCCGGTACAAGGCCACCAAGGCCAGACAGGTGCAGAGCCGGGTCAAGACCCTGGCGAAGCTCGAGCGCATCGAGGCGCCCGACCACTCGGCGCTGGTCGCCCGCTTCGCCTTCCCGCCCCCGCGGCGGTCGGCGCGGGTCGTCGCCCAGCTGTCCGGCGTCGACGTCGGCTACGACGGGGTGCCCGTGCTGCGCGGCGTCGACCTGGTGGTGGAGAGGGGTGACAAGGTCGCCTTCGTGGGGCCGAACGGCGCCGGCAAGACCACCCTGGTGCGCCTGCTGCTCGGCGAGCTCGACCCCCTGGCCGGCGACGTGCAGCTGGGCGCCAACGTCGACGTCGCCTCGTTCGCCCAGCACCACATCGAGCGCCTGCGCCCCGAGCGCACCGTGCTCGACGAGCTCAAGGCCGCGGCCGGCCCGCGCCTCGGTGCTCGCAACCCTCGCACCGTCGCCGGGTCGTTCGGCTTCCCCGGCGAGCTGGCCGACCGCAGGGTCGGCGATCTCTCGGGGGGCGAGCGGACCCGACTGGCCCTGGCCTGCGCCCTGGTGAACCCCGTGAACCTGCTCGTGTTGGACGAACCCACCAACCACCTCGACCTGCCGAGCTGCGACGTGCTGGAGGACGCCCTGGCCGCGTACCCGGGCACGGTGATCCTCGTCACCCACGATCGGCACCTCATCCGGAACGTGGCCACGAGCCTGGTGGAGGTGCGAGGCGGTGTCGCCCGGCACCACCTCGGCGTCGACGAGTCGGTGCTGCGGCCACCAGCGCCCGACGGCACGGCCATGAACCCGCCGGGTCGCCGGCGCGGCCCCGGCGAGGGAGCGGCACGAGCGGAGGGCGCAGCCCGCAAGGAGGGGCGGCGGGTCACGGCCGGTGAGCGCGAGCGGCGCGGCGCTGCCACCAAGCAGCTTCGGGCACGCGTCGCCCGGCTCGAGCGCGAGCTGACCCGGGCCGAGGCCGACGTTGCCGAGCTGCAGCGCCGCTTGGCAGACCCCGCGCTGTACGACGACCCGGAGCAGGTGCGGGAGGCGGCGACCGCCCACGAGGCGGCCAAGGACCAGGCCGCCGCCCTCACCGACGCGTGGGTGCAGGCCCACACCGAGCTGGACGACGCCGAGGCCCGGTTCGCCCCGCCCGCACCCTAG
- a CDS encoding beta-lactamase family protein, producing the protein MATQHVRDLLDAVVPPLIEQHGVPGVAVGMVHDGEETHAGYGVTSVEDPLPVTDRTLFQVASITKTFTAALVMQQVERRVVELDAPVRLYLPAFSLRSDADAVTVRMLLTHTAGFHGDWFFVHRAPATGRSLEDLLSGLPDAPQLFAPGTAWSYNNAAFSVAGALLEAVTGRRYADLLADELLRPLGMGHSVLTADEAVTRRVAAPHLRLDGTTFVLRGAGWQPGWELPPADGPAGGLVSCTADLAAWARFHLGGGVAPDGTRLLAEATVSAMREPWAATSEVHEHTGAAWFLRPVQGVHTASHGGLTVGYSSRVVLVPERHLALAVLTNAVTGFPVVQAVVRAVLEGALGLDDAPPAPDPSARPADVDELLGWYAGPFWDHEVRRPDGHDDADLVLVTHGRPAVPDVWAPPPLPPVPARFFAPDRVVGESLGEQAWFRRDAAGRVAGLHVGGRLAPRLAREPTDRA; encoded by the coding sequence ATGGCGACCCAGCACGTCCGCGACCTGCTCGATGCCGTCGTGCCGCCGCTGATCGAGCAGCACGGCGTCCCCGGCGTCGCCGTCGGGATGGTGCACGACGGCGAGGAGACCCACGCCGGCTACGGGGTCACCAGCGTGGAGGACCCGCTCCCCGTGACCGACCGCACCCTGTTCCAGGTCGCGTCGATCACCAAGACGTTCACGGCCGCCCTGGTGATGCAGCAGGTCGAGCGGAGGGTCGTGGAACTCGACGCCCCGGTGCGGCTCTACCTGCCCGCCTTCTCCCTGCGGTCCGACGCCGACGCGGTCACGGTCCGCATGCTCCTCACCCACACCGCCGGCTTCCACGGCGACTGGTTCTTCGTGCACCGCGCCCCGGCGACCGGTCGGTCGCTCGAGGATCTGCTGTCCGGCCTCCCCGACGCGCCGCAGCTGTTCGCGCCGGGAACGGCCTGGTCGTACAACAACGCCGCCTTCAGCGTGGCCGGCGCGCTCCTCGAGGCGGTGACCGGCCGCCGCTACGCCGACCTGCTCGCCGACGAGCTCCTGCGACCCCTGGGCATGGGCCACTCGGTCCTCACCGCCGACGAGGCCGTCACCCGGCGCGTGGCCGCGCCGCACCTGCGCCTCGACGGCACCACGTTCGTGCTCCGGGGGGCCGGGTGGCAGCCGGGCTGGGAGCTGCCGCCCGCCGACGGGCCCGCCGGCGGGCTGGTGTCGTGCACCGCCGATCTGGCCGCGTGGGCCCGCTTCCACCTGGGCGGGGGCGTGGCTCCCGACGGCACCCGGCTCCTCGCCGAGGCCACGGTGTCCGCCATGCGCGAACCCTGGGCGGCCACGTCGGAGGTGCACGAGCACACCGGCGCAGCCTGGTTCCTGCGACCCGTGCAGGGCGTGCACACCGCCTCGCACGGGGGCCTCACCGTCGGGTACTCGTCCCGCGTGGTGCTCGTGCCCGAGCGGCACCTCGCACTGGCCGTGCTCACCAACGCCGTCACCGGCTTCCCGGTGGTGCAGGCCGTCGTCAGGGCGGTACTCGAGGGCGCCCTCGGGCTCGACGACGCTCCGCCCGCCCCCGATCCGAGTGCCCGCCCGGCCGACGTCGACGAGCTGCTCGGCTGGTACGCCGGGCCGTTCTGGGACCACGAGGTGCGCCGCCCCGACGGCCACGACGACGCCGACCTGGTGCTGGTGACCCACGGCCGGCCGGCCGTCCCCGACGTGTGGGCCCCACCGCCGCTCCCGCCGGTGCCGGCACGGTTCTTCGCTCCCGACCGAGTGGTCGGCGAGTCCCTCGGCGAGCAGGCGTGGTTCCGGCGGGACGCAGCGGGTCGGGTCGCGGGCCTCCACGTCGGCGGCCGACTGGCCCCCCGCCTCGCCCGCGAGCCGACCGACCGGGCCTGA